A single genomic interval of Comamonas sp. 26 harbors:
- a CDS encoding alpha/beta hydrolase, whose translation MNSQTERLTLTGGAGVIEALRDPAQLADGQSPKGVAIIAHPHPLFAGTMDNKVVQTLARAFVQCGYTAVRFNFRGVGASAGEYDAGKGELQDLLAVIRQVAPEGPIALAGFSFGAFVTSHALAALWDEGRVAKAVLVGTAASRFEVAPVPAAAHDSTLVIHGEADDTVELSSVMDWARPQILPVTVIPQVGHFFHGQLPLLKSLVVRHLKSQ comes from the coding sequence GTGAACTCCCAGACTGAACGACTGACGCTGACCGGCGGTGCCGGCGTGATTGAAGCCCTGCGTGACCCGGCCCAACTGGCCGACGGGCAAAGCCCCAAGGGCGTGGCCATCATTGCCCATCCGCACCCGCTGTTCGCTGGCACCATGGATAACAAGGTGGTGCAGACGCTGGCACGTGCCTTTGTGCAGTGTGGCTATACGGCGGTGCGTTTCAATTTTCGCGGCGTGGGTGCCAGTGCGGGCGAATATGACGCGGGCAAGGGTGAGCTGCAGGATTTGCTGGCGGTGATACGTCAGGTCGCGCCTGAGGGGCCGATTGCATTGGCAGGCTTCTCCTTCGGCGCTTTTGTCACCAGCCATGCGCTGGCTGCGTTGTGGGATGAAGGCCGAGTGGCCAAGGCCGTGCTCGTCGGCACCGCTGCCAGCCGTTTTGAGGTCGCGCCCGTGCCCGCTGCAGCCCATGACAGCACGCTGGTCATTCACGGCGAGGCCGATGACACTGTCGAGCTGTCTTCCGTCATGGACTGGGCCCGCCCGCAGATACTGCCTGTTACCGTGATTCCGCAGGTGGGGCATTTCTTTCACGGACAATTGCCTCTGCTCAAGAGCTTGGTCGTGCGCCATCTGAAGTCGCAGTAA
- a CDS encoding D-alanyl-D-alanine carboxypeptidase family protein — protein MKPIYSTLRVLAVAAAVAPVFAMAQVAAPVPPEIAARNYLLVDVTAGQVLGAKDVDAPVEQASLTKLMSAYVVFDALRAKKITLEQTMPVSERAWKMPGSRMFIDPKMQVPVNDLVSGMIIQSGNDATMALAEAVGGTAENFVKMMNDQAKALGMKNTSYKNPEGLTEPGHLTTARDLSILAQRLMHDFPEYMHYYATKHYAYPGTPASNGNNRNSLLFRDPTVDGLKTGHTNAAGYCLVATAKRDLPNVGQRRLLSIVLGTASEKARANESQKLLNWGYTAYDAVKLFDADQPVATPAVWKGAANAVKIGKADGAVVVTVPSGTGGKLTTEVVRQDPLIAPIAKGQVMGVLKVKSGADVVAEVPLVALEAVEQAGFFGRLWDTIRLWIK, from the coding sequence ATGAAGCCCATTTATTCCACGCTGCGCGTTCTGGCTGTTGCTGCCGCAGTCGCACCTGTTTTTGCCATGGCTCAGGTGGCGGCCCCCGTTCCTCCCGAGATTGCTGCCCGCAATTACCTGCTGGTGGATGTCACCGCCGGTCAGGTGCTGGGTGCCAAGGATGTCGATGCCCCCGTCGAGCAAGCCTCGCTGACCAAGCTGATGAGCGCCTATGTGGTGTTTGACGCCCTGCGTGCCAAGAAGATCACGCTGGAGCAGACCATGCCCGTGAGCGAGCGCGCCTGGAAGATGCCTGGCTCGCGCATGTTCATCGACCCAAAAATGCAGGTGCCGGTCAACGACTTGGTTAGCGGCATGATCATCCAGTCGGGCAATGATGCGACTATGGCCTTGGCAGAAGCCGTGGGCGGCACGGCGGAAAACTTCGTCAAGATGATGAATGACCAGGCCAAGGCCCTGGGCATGAAAAACACCAGCTACAAGAACCCCGAAGGTCTGACCGAGCCCGGCCATCTGACCACGGCACGCGACCTGTCCATCCTGGCGCAGCGCCTGATGCATGACTTCCCCGAGTACATGCATTACTACGCTACCAAGCACTATGCCTACCCGGGCACGCCTGCCTCGAATGGCAACAACCGCAACTCGCTGCTGTTCCGCGATCCGACCGTGGACGGTCTGAAAACCGGCCACACCAACGCCGCAGGCTACTGCCTGGTGGCCACGGCCAAGCGCGACCTGCCCAATGTGGGTCAGCGCCGCCTGCTGTCTATCGTGCTGGGCACTGCCAGCGAGAAGGCTCGTGCCAACGAAAGCCAGAAGCTGCTGAACTGGGGCTATACCGCCTATGACGCAGTCAAGCTGTTTGATGCGGACCAGCCTGTGGCCACGCCCGCCGTCTGGAAGGGGGCGGCCAATGCGGTCAAGATCGGCAAGGCCGATGGCGCTGTGGTGGTGACCGTGCCCTCGGGCACTGGCGGCAAGCTGACCACCGAAGTCGTTCGCCAGGACCCGCTGATTGCTCCAATCGCCAAGGGCCAGGTCATGGGCGTGCTTAAGGTCAAGTCGGGCGCTGATGTCGTTGCTGAAGTGCCACTGGTCGCTCTTGAGGCGGTTGAGCAGGCAGGCTTCTTTGGCCGTCTGTGGGACACCATTCGCCTCTGGATCAAGTAA
- the rpsL gene encoding 30S ribosomal protein S12 gives MPTINQLVRQGRTVEVVKSKSPAMENCPQRRGVCTRVYTTTPKKPNSALRKVAKVRLTNGFEVISYIGGEGHNLQEHSVVLVRGGRVKDLPGVRYHIVRGSLDLQGVKDRKQSRSKYGAKKPKAK, from the coding sequence ATGCCAACCATTAACCAACTCGTGCGTCAGGGCCGCACGGTAGAAGTTGTTAAATCCAAGAGCCCTGCTATGGAAAACTGCCCCCAACGCCGTGGCGTGTGCACTCGCGTGTACACCACCACACCTAAGAAGCCTAACTCGGCTCTGCGTAAGGTGGCTAAGGTTCGTCTGACCAACGGTTTCGAAGTTATTTCGTACATCGGCGGTGAAGGCCACAACCTGCAAGAGCACAGCGTTGTGCTAGTGCGTGGCGGCCGTGTGAAGGACTTGCCCGGTGTGCGTTACCACATCGTGCGCGGTTCTCTTGACCTGCAAGGCGTCAAGGACCGTAAGCAGTCCCGCTCCAAGTACGGTGCCAAGAAGCCTAAGGCTAAGTAA
- the rpsG gene encoding 30S ribosomal protein S7, with amino-acid sequence MPRRREVPKREILPDPKFGNVELSKFMNVIMEGGKKAVAERIIYGALDLIEKKHPGKDPLEAFVVAINNVKPMVEVKSRRVGGANYQVPVEVRPVRRLALAMRWIKEASRKRGEKSMAQRLANELLEATEGRGGAMKKRDEVHRMAEANKAFSHFRF; translated from the coding sequence ATGCCACGTCGTCGCGAAGTCCCCAAACGTGAAATTCTGCCGGATCCAAAGTTCGGCAATGTAGAGCTGTCCAAATTCATGAACGTGATCATGGAAGGCGGCAAGAAGGCGGTTGCTGAGCGCATTATTTATGGTGCTCTGGACCTGATCGAGAAGAAGCACCCCGGTAAGGATCCTCTGGAAGCCTTCGTGGTTGCTATCAACAACGTCAAGCCCATGGTCGAAGTGAAGTCCCGCCGCGTTGGTGGTGCTAACTACCAAGTGCCCGTTGAAGTGCGTCCCGTCCGTCGTCTGGCTCTGGCCATGCGCTGGATCAAGGAAGCTTCCCGCAAGCGTGGCGAGAAGTCCATGGCTCAACGTCTGGCTAACGAGTTGCTGGAAGCAACCGAAGGCCGTGGCGGCGCCATGAAGAAGCGTGACGAAGTTCACCGCATGGCCGAAGCCAACAAGGCATTCAGCCACTTCCGCTTCTAA
- the fusA gene encoding elongation factor G: MARKTPIERYRNIGISAHIDAGKTTTTERILFYTGVTHKLGEVHDGAATTDWMEQEQERGITITSAAVTCFWKGMDLSYPEHRFNIIDTPGHVDFTIEVERSMRVLDGACMVYCAVGGVQPQSETVWRQANKYKVPRLAFVNKMDRTGANFFKVYDGMKARLNANPVPVVIPIGAEDKFEGVVDLVKMKAIIWDEASQGMKFEYQEIPAELVESANKWRENLVEAAAEANEELMNKYLEEGSLSEEEIKAGIRARTLAVEIQPMLCGTAFKNKGVQRMLDAVIDYLPAPVDIDDVTGTDPDDEEKKLSRKADDAEKFSALAFKLMTDPFVGQLTFVRVYSGVLSKGETVLNSVKGKKERIGRIVQMMANDRVEVEEIRAGDIAACVGLKDVTTGETLCALDAPIVLERMVFPEPVIAQAVEPKTKTDQEKMGIALSRLAAEDPSFRVRTDEESGQTIIAGMGELHLEIIVDRMKREFNVEANVGKPQVAYRETIRQKVVDVDGKFVRQSGGKGQYGHVVFTVEPQEAGKGFEFVDAIKGGVVPREYIPAVEKGVIEALTSGVLAGYPVVDVKVTLTFGSYHDVDSNEMAFKMAAIFGFKEAARKASPVILEPMMAVEVETPEDYAGTVMGDLSSRRGMVQGMDDMVGGGKAIKAEVPLSEMFGYATSLRSMTQGRASYTMEFKHYAEAPRNVAEAIVAARAK, encoded by the coding sequence ATGGCTCGCAAGACTCCCATCGAGCGCTACCGCAATATCGGTATCTCGGCTCACATCGACGCAGGTAAGACAACTACCACCGAACGTATCCTGTTTTATACCGGCGTGACCCACAAACTGGGTGAAGTGCACGACGGCGCTGCTACCACCGACTGGATGGAGCAAGAGCAAGAGCGTGGTATCACCATCACTTCCGCTGCAGTGACCTGCTTCTGGAAGGGCATGGACCTGTCCTATCCCGAGCACCGCTTCAACATCATCGACACCCCCGGCCACGTGGACTTCACCATTGAAGTGGAGCGTTCCATGCGCGTGCTCGACGGTGCTTGCATGGTGTATTGCGCTGTGGGTGGCGTGCAGCCCCAGTCGGAAACTGTGTGGCGTCAGGCTAACAAGTACAAAGTGCCTCGTCTGGCCTTCGTGAACAAGATGGACCGTACCGGCGCCAACTTCTTCAAGGTCTATGACGGCATGAAGGCTCGCCTGAATGCGAACCCCGTGCCTGTGGTGATCCCAATCGGCGCTGAAGACAAGTTCGAAGGCGTTGTGGACTTGGTCAAGATGAAGGCCATCATCTGGGATGAAGCATCTCAGGGCATGAAGTTCGAATACCAAGAGATTCCTGCTGAGCTGGTGGAGTCCGCCAACAAGTGGCGTGAAAACCTGGTCGAGGCTGCTGCTGAAGCCAACGAAGAACTGATGAACAAGTACCTTGAAGAAGGTTCTTTGTCTGAAGAAGAAATCAAGGCGGGTATCCGTGCTCGTACATTGGCTGTAGAAATTCAGCCCATGCTGTGCGGTACAGCGTTCAAGAACAAGGGTGTTCAGCGCATGCTGGACGCCGTGATCGACTATCTGCCTGCTCCAGTGGACATCGACGACGTGACCGGTACTGATCCGGACGACGAAGAGAAGAAGCTGTCGCGCAAGGCTGACGATGCTGAGAAGTTCTCGGCTCTGGCATTCAAGCTGATGACTGACCCGTTTGTGGGCCAACTGACTTTCGTGCGCGTTTACTCCGGCGTGCTGAGCAAGGGCGAAACCGTCCTGAACTCGGTCAAGGGTAAGAAAGAGCGTATCGGCCGTATCGTGCAAATGATGGCCAACGACCGCGTTGAAGTCGAAGAAATTCGCGCAGGCGACATCGCTGCTTGCGTGGGCTTGAAGGACGTGACCACCGGCGAAACGCTGTGTGCTCTGGACGCTCCTATCGTGCTGGAACGCATGGTCTTTCCTGAGCCCGTGATTGCACAGGCCGTGGAACCCAAGACCAAGACTGACCAGGAAAAGATGGGGATCGCCCTGTCGCGCCTGGCTGCTGAAGATCCTTCCTTCCGCGTGCGTACTGACGAAGAATCCGGTCAGACCATCATCGCCGGTATGGGCGAGCTGCACCTGGAAATTATCGTTGACCGCATGAAGCGCGAATTCAACGTGGAAGCCAACGTGGGCAAGCCCCAGGTTGCCTACCGCGAAACGATTCGCCAAAAGGTTGTGGACGTGGACGGCAAGTTCGTTCGTCAGTCCGGCGGTAAGGGTCAGTACGGTCACGTGGTGTTCACTGTCGAACCTCAAGAAGCCGGTAAGGGCTTTGAGTTCGTGGACGCCATCAAGGGCGGTGTGGTTCCTCGCGAATACATCCCTGCGGTGGAAAAGGGCGTGATCGAAGCCCTGACTTCCGGCGTGCTGGCGGGTTATCCCGTTGTGGACGTGAAGGTCACTCTGACTTTCGGTTCGTACCACGATGTGGACTCGAACGAAATGGCGTTCAAGATGGCCGCTATCTTCGGTTTCAAGGAAGCTGCTCGCAAGGCCAGCCCCGTCATCCTCGAGCCAATGATGGCTGTGGAAGTGGAAACGCCTGAAGACTACGCCGGTACTGTGATGGGTGACTTGTCTTCCCGTCGCGGTATGGTGCAGGGCATGGACGACATGGTTGGTGGCGGCAAGGCCATCAAGGCCGAAGTGCCTTTGTCGGAAATGTTCGGCTACGCCACGTCGCTGCGTTCCATGACTCAAGGTCGTGCCAGCTACACCATGGAATTCAAGCACTACGCTGAAGCTCCTCGCAACGTGGCTGAAGCCATCGTTGCAGCCCGCGCCAAGTAA
- the tuf gene encoding elongation factor Tu: MAKEKFQRTKPHVNVGTIGHVDHGKTTLTAAIATVLSKHFGGEAKDYSQIDNAPEEKARGITINTSHVEYETAARHYAHVDCPGHADYVKNMITGAAQMDGAILVCSAADGPMPQTREHILLSRQVGVPYIIVFLNKADMVDDEELLELVEMEVRELLSKYDFPGDDTPIIRGSAKLALEGDQSEKGEPAILRLAEALDTYIPTPERAVDGAFVMPVEDVFSISGRGTVVTGRIERGIIKVGEEIEIVGITDTQKTICTGVEMFRKLLDQGQAGDNVGLLLRGTKREDVQRGQVLAKPGSIKPHTQFTSEVYVLSKDEGGRHTPFFNNYRPQFYFRTTDVTGSIELPEGKEMVMPGDNVSITVKLIAPIAMEEGLRFAIREGGRTVGAGVVAKIIA, from the coding sequence ATGGCAAAAGAAAAATTCCAGCGCACAAAGCCCCACGTTAACGTGGGCACCATCGGTCACGTTGACCACGGCAAGACCACTCTGACTGCTGCTATCGCTACCGTGCTGTCCAAGCACTTCGGCGGCGAAGCTAAGGATTACTCGCAGATCGACAACGCTCCCGAAGAAAAGGCTCGTGGTATCACGATCAACACTTCGCACGTTGAGTACGAAACTGCTGCTCGTCACTACGCTCACGTTGACTGCCCCGGTCACGCTGACTATGTGAAGAACATGATCACTGGTGCGGCTCAGATGGACGGCGCTATCCTGGTTTGCTCCGCTGCTGACGGCCCCATGCCCCAGACTCGCGAGCACATCCTGCTGTCGCGTCAAGTTGGCGTTCCTTACATCATCGTGTTCCTGAACAAGGCCGACATGGTGGACGACGAAGAACTGCTGGAGCTGGTCGAAATGGAAGTGCGCGAGCTGCTGTCCAAGTACGACTTCCCCGGTGATGACACTCCTATCATCCGTGGCTCCGCCAAGCTGGCTCTGGAAGGCGACCAATCCGAAAAGGGTGAACCCGCTATCCTGCGTCTGGCTGAAGCTCTGGACACATACATCCCCACTCCCGAGCGTGCTGTCGACGGCGCCTTCGTGATGCCTGTGGAAGACGTGTTCTCGATCTCCGGTCGCGGCACTGTGGTGACTGGCCGTATCGAACGCGGCATCATCAAGGTCGGCGAAGAAATCGAAATCGTCGGTATCACAGATACACAGAAGACCATCTGCACTGGCGTGGAAATGTTCCGCAAGCTGCTGGACCAAGGTCAAGCTGGCGATAACGTTGGCCTGCTGCTGCGCGGCACCAAGCGTGAAGACGTTCAGCGCGGCCAAGTTCTGGCCAAGCCCGGCTCCATCAAGCCCCACACACAGTTCACTTCCGAAGTGTATGTGCTGTCCAAGGACGAAGGCGGTCGCCACACTCCTTTCTTCAACAACTACCGCCCTCAGTTCTACTTCCGTACAACTGACGTGACCGGCTCCATCGAACTGCCAGAAGGCAAAGAAATGGTGATGCCTGGTGATAACGTGTCGATCACTGTCAAGCTGATCGCTCCTATCGCCATGGAAGAAGGTCTGCGCTTCGCTATCCGCGAAGGTGGTCGTACTGTTGGTGCCGGTGTGGTTGCCAAGATCATTGCTTAA
- the rpsJ gene encoding 30S ribosomal protein S10, translating into MSKQKIRIRLKAFDYKLIDQSAAEIVDTAKRTGAIVKGPVPLPTRMKRFDILRSPHVNKTSRDQFEIRTHQRLMDIVDPTDKTVDALMKLDLPAGVDVEIKLQ; encoded by the coding sequence ATGTCCAAGCAAAAAATCCGCATCCGCCTGAAGGCTTTCGATTACAAGTTGATCGACCAGTCCGCAGCCGAAATCGTTGACACTGCCAAGCGCACCGGCGCGATTGTCAAGGGTCCCGTGCCCCTGCCAACACGCATGAAGCGTTTCGACATTCTGCGTTCGCCTCACGTCAACAAGACCAGCCGCGATCAGTTCGAAATCCGCACGCACCAGCGTCTGATGGATATCGTTGATCCAACTGACAAGACTGTTGACGCTTTGATGAAGCTGGACCTGCCCGCAGGTGTGGATGTCGAAATCAAGCTGCAATAA
- the rplC gene encoding 50S ribosomal protein L3 yields MSLSNSLGLLGRKVGMMRLFTDDGDSVPVTVVDVSNNRVTQVKTQENDGYVALQVTFGARKASRVTKPAAGHLAKAGVEAGEVTREFRVTDETAGKYAAGAVLPVAELFSVGQKVDVQGTSIGKGFAGTIKRHNFSSQRASHGNSRSHNVPGSIGMAQDPGRVFPGKKMTGHMGDETITTQNLDVVRIDEARQLLLIKGAIPGAKGGFVSVRPAIKAKASKGAN; encoded by the coding sequence ATGAGTCTGAGCAACTCCCTGGGGTTGCTGGGTCGCAAGGTGGGCATGATGCGTCTGTTTACTGATGATGGGGACTCCGTGCCTGTCACAGTGGTGGATGTGTCTAACAACCGCGTTACCCAGGTCAAAACCCAAGAGAACGATGGCTACGTGGCCCTGCAGGTCACGTTCGGTGCACGCAAGGCCTCTCGCGTGACCAAGCCAGCTGCTGGCCACCTCGCTAAGGCGGGCGTCGAAGCCGGTGAAGTGACCCGCGAATTTCGTGTAACTGATGAAACCGCTGGCAAGTACGCCGCTGGTGCTGTTCTGCCTGTGGCCGAACTGTTCAGCGTTGGCCAGAAGGTGGACGTGCAAGGCACATCCATCGGTAAGGGTTTCGCCGGTACGATCAAGCGCCACAACTTCTCGTCGCAGCGCGCATCGCACGGTAACAGCCGTTCGCACAATGTTCCCGGTTCTATCGGTATGGCACAAGACCCAGGTCGCGTGTTCCCCGGCAAGAAGATGACCGGTCACATGGGTGACGAAACCATCACTACTCAAAATCTCGACGTGGTTCGTATTGACGAAGCACGCCAACTGCTGTTGATCAAGGGTGCAATTCCCGGCGCTAAGGGTGGCTTTGTCTCCGTGCGTCCAGCGATCAAGGCTAAAGCTTCCAAAGGAGCGAACTAA
- the rplD gene encoding 50S ribosomal protein L4 produces MQLELLNEQGQAASKFDAPETVFGREFNEDLVHQLVTAYRANARQGTRAQKDREQVRHTTAKPFKQKGTGRARAGMSSSPLWRGGGRIFPNLPEENFAQKINKKMYRAGMASILSQLAREGRLAVVDSLTLDTPKTKVLADKFKAMNLSTSVMVIAEEIDENLYLASRNLKNVFVVEPRYADPVSLVHYKKVLITKGAIDKLKEMFA; encoded by the coding sequence ATGCAGCTCGAACTCCTGAATGAACAAGGCCAGGCTGCATCGAAGTTCGATGCTCCCGAGACTGTGTTCGGTCGTGAATTCAACGAAGATCTGGTCCACCAGCTGGTGACTGCCTACCGTGCTAACGCACGTCAAGGTACTCGCGCTCAGAAGGACCGTGAGCAAGTGCGTCACACCACTGCCAAGCCTTTCAAGCAAAAGGGTACTGGTCGTGCACGTGCTGGTATGTCCTCTTCGCCTCTGTGGCGTGGCGGCGGCCGCATCTTCCCAAATCTGCCTGAAGAAAACTTCGCGCAGAAGATCAACAAGAAGATGTACCGCGCTGGTATGGCTTCCATCCTGTCTCAGCTGGCCCGCGAAGGTCGTCTGGCAGTTGTGGATTCCCTGACTCTGGATACCCCCAAGACCAAGGTGCTGGCTGACAAGTTCAAGGCTATGAACCTGTCTACGTCGGTAATGGTGATCGCCGAAGAAATCGACGAAAACCTGTACCTGGCATCCCGCAATCTGAAGAACGTGTTCGTGGTTGAGCCGCGCTATGCTGACCCCGTGTCACTGGTGCACTACAAGAAAGTGCTCATCACCAAGGGTGCGATCGACAAACTCAAGGAGATGTTCGCATGA
- the rplW gene encoding 50S ribosomal protein L23, with product MSTTKFDEGRLMQVLVAPIVSEKATMVAEKSNAVTFKVLQSATKHEIKAAVELMFKVEVAGVSVVNTKGKTKRFGKTVGRRDNVRKAYVMLKPGQELNLSGEAA from the coding sequence ATGAGCACTACCAAGTTTGACGAAGGTCGTCTGATGCAAGTGCTGGTCGCTCCCATCGTGTCCGAAAAGGCCACCATGGTTGCTGAAAAGTCCAATGCTGTGACGTTCAAGGTGCTGCAGAGCGCTACCAAGCACGAAATCAAGGCCGCTGTGGAATTGATGTTCAAGGTTGAAGTGGCTGGCGTTTCCGTGGTGAATACCAAGGGCAAGACCAAGCGCTTTGGCAAGACCGTTGGCCGTCGCGACAATGTTCGCAAGGCTTACGTGATGCTCAAGCCCGGTCAAGAGCTGAACCTGTCTGGGGAGGCTGCGTAA
- the rplB gene encoding 50S ribosomal protein L2 has product MAVIKLKPTTPGQRGAVKISRDHLHKGEGFAPLLEPQFQKAGRNNNGHITVRHKGGGHKHHYRVVDFTRTKDGIPAKVERIEYDPNRTAHIALVCYADGERRYIIAPRNLEVGATIVSGSDAPIRVGNTLPIRNIPVGSTIHCIELKIGAGAQIARSAGTSATLLAREGIYAQVRMRSGEVRKVHIECRATIGEVANEEHSLRRLGKAGVKRWMGIRPTVRGVVMNPVDHPHGGGEGKTGEGRHAVDPWGNLTKGYRTRNNKRTQTMIVSRRKK; this is encoded by the coding sequence ATGGCTGTTATTAAGCTCAAACCTACGACTCCCGGCCAACGTGGCGCGGTCAAGATTTCTCGCGACCACCTGCACAAGGGTGAGGGCTTTGCCCCCCTGCTGGAACCTCAGTTCCAGAAAGCCGGTCGTAACAACAACGGTCACATTACTGTTCGCCACAAGGGCGGTGGTCACAAGCACCACTACCGCGTGGTTGACTTTACGCGTACCAAGGACGGTATCCCCGCCAAGGTCGAGCGCATTGAATACGATCCAAACCGTACGGCTCACATCGCTCTGGTGTGCTATGCCGACGGCGAGCGTCGCTACATCATTGCTCCTCGCAACCTGGAAGTGGGCGCTACGATTGTCAGTGGTTCCGACGCGCCTATCCGCGTTGGTAACACACTGCCAATCCGTAACATCCCCGTGGGCTCGACTATCCACTGCATCGAACTGAAAATCGGTGCCGGTGCTCAGATCGCTCGCTCGGCTGGTACCTCTGCCACTCTGCTGGCTCGCGAAGGCATCTACGCTCAAGTGCGTATGCGTTCGGGTGAAGTCCGTAAGGTGCACATTGAGTGCCGCGCCACTATCGGTGAAGTCGCCAACGAAGAACACAGCCTGCGCCGTCTGGGCAAGGCCGGTGTGAAGCGCTGGATGGGTATTCGTCCTACCGTTCGCGGTGTGGTGATGAACCCTGTGGATCACCCACACGGTGGCGGTGAAGGCAAGACCGGTGAAGGTCGTCATGCAGTTGACCCATGGGGCAACTTGACGAAGGGCTACCGTACCCGTAACAACAAGCGCACACAGACAATGATTGTGTCGCGTCGTAAAAAGTAA
- the rpsS gene encoding 30S ribosomal protein S19 has translation MTRSLKKGPFVDHHLLAKVEKAVATKDKKPVKTWSRRSMVLPDFIGLTIAVHNGKQHVPVYVTDQMVGHKLGEFALTRTFKGHPADKKAKK, from the coding sequence ATGACACGTTCTCTCAAAAAGGGCCCATTTGTTGACCATCACTTGCTGGCTAAGGTTGAAAAAGCCGTTGCCACCAAGGATAAGAAGCCAGTGAAGACTTGGTCGCGCCGTTCGATGGTTCTGCCCGATTTCATCGGTCTGACCATTGCTGTGCACAACGGCAAGCAACACGTGCCAGTCTATGTGACAGACCAGATGGTCGGTCACAAGCTCGGTGAATTCGCGCTGACTCGTACCTTCAAGGGACACCCAGCGGACAAGAAAGCCAAGAAGTAA
- the rplV gene encoding 50S ribosomal protein L22, translating to MSETRAVLRGVRLSVDKGRLVADLIRGKKVDQALNILQFTQKKAAVILKKVLESAIANAEHNDGADIDDLKVTTIYVEQGTTLKRFTARAKGRGNRISKPTCHIYVTVGN from the coding sequence ATGTCTGAAACACGTGCTGTTCTCCGTGGCGTCCGCCTGTCTGTTGACAAGGGTCGCTTGGTCGCGGATCTGATCCGTGGCAAGAAGGTGGATCAAGCCTTGAACATTCTCCAGTTCACGCAGAAAAAAGCTGCTGTGATCCTGAAGAAGGTTCTGGAATCCGCTATCGCCAATGCTGAGCACAATGACGGCGCTGATATCGACGATCTGAAGGTTACGACCATCTACGTCGAACAAGGCACCACGCTCAAGCGTTTCACTGCTCGCGCCAAGGGCCGTGGCAATCGCATCAGCAAGCCTACATGTCACATTTATGTGACAGTTGGTAACTGA
- the rpsC gene encoding 30S ribosomal protein S3: protein MGQKIHPTGFRLAVSRNWASRWYASNRDFAGMLAEDIKVREYLKAKLKNAAVARVVIERPAKSARITIFSARPGVVIGKKGEDIEALKKELTARLGVPVAVNIEEVRKPEIDAKLIADSICQQLEKRIMFRRAMKRAMQNAMRLGAQGIKIMSSGRLNGIEIARTEWYREGRVPLHTLRADIDYGFSEAKTTYGIIGVKVWVYKGDTLGRNDLPAVETPRPDDERRPRGPRRDGRRDSRDGAGRGGRRPAGTNAAPADGSDKPAGAGADSVKRVRKTDAPAAAAADGKGE, encoded by the coding sequence ATGGGACAGAAAATCCATCCTACCGGCTTCCGCCTTGCTGTAAGCCGTAACTGGGCTAGCCGTTGGTACGCTAGCAACCGTGACTTCGCCGGCATGCTGGCTGAAGACATCAAGGTGCGTGAGTACCTGAAGGCCAAGCTGAAGAACGCTGCTGTTGCACGCGTTGTGATTGAGCGTCCTGCAAAGAGCGCCCGCATCACGATCTTCTCGGCTCGTCCTGGTGTTGTGATCGGTAAGAAGGGCGAAGACATTGAGGCCTTGAAGAAGGAACTCACTGCTCGTCTGGGCGTGCCAGTCGCTGTGAACATCGAAGAAGTGCGCAAGCCTGAAATCGATGCCAAGTTGATCGCTGATTCCATCTGCCAGCAGCTGGAAAAGCGCATCATGTTCCGCCGCGCCATGAAGCGTGCTATGCAGAACGCCATGCGTCTGGGTGCTCAAGGCATCAAGATCATGTCTTCCGGTCGTCTGAACGGTATCGAAATTGCTCGTACCGAGTGGTACCGTGAAGGCCGCGTGCCTCTGCACACACTGCGCGCCGACATCGACTATGGCTTCTCCGAAGCCAAGACGACATACGGCATCATCGGTGTGAAGGTCTGGGTCTACAAGGGTGATACCTTGGGCCGTAACGATCTGCCCGCCGTTGAGACTCCTCGTCCTGACGACGAGCGTCGTCCACGTGGCCCTCGCCGCGATGGTCGTCGTGATAGCCGTGATGGCGCAGGCCGTGGTGGCCGCCGCCCCGCTGGCACCAATGCCGCTCCCGCTGACGGTAGCGACAAGCCTGCAGGCGCTGGTGCTGATTCCGTTAAGCGCGTTCGCAAGACTGACGCGCCCGCTGCAGCTGCAGCGGACGGTAAAGGAGAATAA